In Amycolatopsis endophytica, the following are encoded in one genomic region:
- a CDS encoding aldehyde dehydrogenase family protein produces the protein MQADDSDGSVLTCRNFVAGTWQDSAGPGIERTNPATGKVVAVAPRATASEVDAAVRAAGDAFRTWRRTVPAERAAHLHRLGEACAGRVDDLATAITREQGKPLDEARGEVRKFIAALHYYAEEATRVYGRTIPNDTPGFTSIVEKEPLGVVAGIVPWNYPIELVGWKLAGAVAAGCTIVIKPSEYTPGCAQVLSECLARTLPPGVANIVFGDGSTGQALVAHPHVAKVGFTGSLATGQALYRAVTGVTGLSLELGGSCPMIVTGSADVAGAVQGATRRAFRNAGQICIAINRIYVHDSVYDAFVEGLATAADALTVADGLANPAADVGSLTMDETYRRTLDHIADADKRGARIVAGGGPLEGPGLFLRPTVIADAPDDALVMTEETFGPAVGVARFTELTDAIDRANRVPGGLAAYAYTNDTRETFALAGELDFGNVAINNVDAGIINAPYGGRRESGFGSEHGPEGLESYLQLKHVRLRHGA, from the coding sequence ATGCAGGCCGATGACTCCGACGGCTCCGTGCTCACCTGCCGGAACTTCGTCGCGGGGACCTGGCAGGACAGCGCGGGACCGGGGATCGAGCGCACCAATCCCGCCACCGGAAAGGTCGTCGCGGTAGCGCCGCGCGCCACGGCATCCGAGGTCGACGCCGCCGTGCGGGCCGCGGGGGACGCCTTTCGCACCTGGCGCCGCACGGTGCCGGCCGAGCGGGCCGCGCACCTGCACCGCCTCGGCGAGGCGTGCGCGGGCCGGGTCGACGACCTCGCCACCGCGATCACCCGCGAGCAGGGCAAGCCCCTGGACGAGGCGCGGGGCGAGGTCCGCAAGTTCATCGCCGCGCTGCACTACTACGCCGAAGAAGCCACCCGCGTCTACGGCCGCACGATCCCCAACGACACACCGGGTTTCACCAGCATCGTGGAAAAGGAACCCCTCGGCGTCGTGGCCGGGATCGTGCCGTGGAACTACCCGATCGAGCTCGTCGGCTGGAAGCTGGCCGGCGCCGTCGCCGCCGGGTGCACGATCGTGATCAAGCCGTCCGAGTACACCCCGGGCTGCGCCCAGGTGCTCTCGGAGTGCCTCGCACGGACACTGCCCCCGGGTGTCGCCAACATCGTCTTCGGCGACGGGTCGACCGGGCAGGCGCTGGTGGCGCATCCGCACGTCGCGAAGGTGGGGTTCACCGGCTCGCTCGCCACGGGCCAGGCCCTCTACCGCGCGGTCACCGGCGTCACCGGGCTGTCCCTCGAACTCGGCGGCAGCTGCCCGATGATCGTCACCGGATCGGCCGACGTGGCGGGCGCGGTGCAGGGCGCGACCCGCCGCGCGTTCCGCAACGCCGGCCAGATCTGCATCGCGATCAACCGGATCTACGTGCACGATTCGGTGTACGACGCCTTCGTCGAGGGCCTCGCCACCGCCGCGGACGCGCTCACCGTCGCCGACGGGCTCGCGAACCCCGCCGCCGATGTCGGCTCGCTGACGATGGACGAGACCTACCGGCGCACGCTCGACCACATCGCCGACGCGGACAAGCGCGGCGCGCGGATCGTGGCGGGCGGCGGGCCGCTGGAGGGGCCCGGCCTGTTCCTGCGCCCCACCGTGATCGCCGATGCGCCCGACGACGCGCTCGTCATGACCGAGGAAACGTTCGGCCCCGCCGTCGGCGTCGCCCGCTTCACCGAACTCACCGACGCGATCGACCGGGCCAACCGCGTGCCCGGCGGTCTCGCCGCCTACGCCTACACCAACGACACCCGCGAAACCTTCGCACTCGCGGGCGAACTGGACTTCGGCAACGTCGCCATCAACAACGTCGACGCCGGGATCATCAACGCGCCCTACGGCGGCCGCCGGGAAAGCGGGTTCGGATCCGAGCACGGCCCCGAGGGCCTCGAGTCCTACCTCCAGCTCAAGCACGTGAGGCTTCGCCACGGCGCGTAA
- a CDS encoding FadR/GntR family transcriptional regulator gives MAEALHQRLSETLADTLQDEIVRLAPGDRLPTEAELARRFDVSRTVVRETARLLIQRGLVTVKPGRGMTVAELDGRLIAEQYGLLMRRSEGSFAQLLELRLVLEVEMAQLAAARRTEQHLAEIEEANRRLAAALEQTDARDEFLDADLRFHEIVATASGNPFFSLVIHPLNGFLRDTYRTGPGYPSESANTLQEHLQIAEAIAAGDPSRARFATENHLRRVMRHRDRLVAENRTTTVHP, from the coding sequence ATGGCCGAAGCACTCCACCAGCGCCTGTCGGAAACCCTCGCGGACACACTGCAGGACGAGATCGTGCGGCTGGCACCCGGCGACCGCCTTCCGACGGAAGCCGAACTCGCCCGCCGCTTCGACGTCTCGCGCACGGTGGTGCGGGAGACGGCCCGGCTGCTCATCCAGCGTGGACTGGTCACCGTCAAGCCCGGACGCGGGATGACGGTCGCGGAACTCGACGGACGGCTGATCGCCGAGCAGTACGGCCTGCTGATGCGCCGCAGCGAGGGCTCCTTCGCCCAGCTCCTCGAACTGCGCCTGGTGCTGGAGGTCGAGATGGCGCAACTGGCCGCGGCCCGGCGGACCGAGCAGCACCTCGCCGAGATCGAGGAAGCCAACCGGCGGTTGGCCGCCGCACTCGAACAGACCGACGCTCGCGACGAATTCCTCGACGCCGACCTGCGCTTTCACGAGATCGTCGCGACGGCGAGCGGCAACCCGTTCTTCTCACTGGTGATCCACCCGCTCAACGGCTTCCTGCGCGACACCTACCGCACCGGGCCCGGATACCCCTCGGAGTCGGCCAACACGCTGCAGGAGCACCTGCAGATCGCCGAGGCGATCGCGGCGGGCGATCCGTCGCGGGCCCGCTTCGCCACCGAGAACCACCTCCGCCGGGTGATGCGCCACCGCGACCGGCTGGTGGCGGAGAACCGGACGACCACCGTCCACCCCTGA
- a CDS encoding fumarylacetoacetate hydrolase family protein has translation MNLHAYAGSVLPGDAERATLVARVFDPAAGGPCVAAIRGDRVVDLTPVVPTVSELLDRPDAVALVRTHEGSRDWDLAALLAATLRRDRTAAHLLAPVDLQVLKAAGVTFVRSMLERVIEERAKGDPGRAEDIRARIGEVVRGRIAQLRPGSPEAARVKEVLVEEGLWSQYLEVGIGPDPEIFTKAPVLSAVGTGAEIGVLARSTWNNPEPELVLAVSSAGVPVAAALGNDVNLRDFEGRSALLLTEAKDNNASCAIGPFLRLFDDTFTLDDARGTEVALDITGPDGFTLHGVNPVSEISRDLVDLVRHAHGTHHSYPDGFVLFTGTMFAPTEDRGEAGQGFTHRQGDVVAISSPALGTLVNVVTTAEAAEDWTFGIRALMANLAARGLLGATVEVAS, from the coding sequence ATGAATCTGCACGCCTACGCCGGGTCCGTGCTCCCCGGCGACGCGGAGCGAGCCACCCTGGTGGCTCGCGTGTTCGATCCGGCGGCCGGCGGGCCGTGCGTCGCCGCGATCCGCGGAGACCGCGTCGTCGACCTGACCCCTGTCGTCCCGACCGTCTCCGAACTGCTGGACCGGCCCGACGCCGTTGCCCTCGTCCGCACGCACGAGGGGAGCCGCGACTGGGACCTGGCCGCCCTGCTGGCGGCCACCCTCCGACGTGACCGGACCGCTGCCCACCTGCTCGCCCCGGTGGACCTGCAGGTCCTCAAGGCGGCGGGCGTGACCTTCGTCCGCAGCATGCTCGAGCGCGTCATCGAGGAGCGCGCGAAGGGGGACCCGGGCCGGGCCGAGGACATCAGGGCCCGGATCGGTGAGGTCGTCCGCGGCCGGATCGCGCAGCTGCGACCGGGGTCGCCGGAGGCCGCCCGGGTCAAGGAGGTGCTGGTCGAGGAGGGCTTGTGGTCCCAGTACCTCGAAGTCGGCATCGGGCCGGATCCGGAGATCTTCACCAAGGCCCCTGTCCTGTCCGCCGTCGGCACGGGCGCCGAGATCGGGGTGCTGGCCCGCTCGACCTGGAACAACCCGGAACCCGAACTCGTGCTCGCGGTCAGTTCCGCCGGCGTGCCGGTCGCCGCGGCACTGGGCAACGATGTGAACCTCCGCGACTTCGAGGGACGCAGCGCCCTGTTGCTCACCGAAGCGAAGGACAACAACGCCTCCTGTGCGATCGGGCCGTTCCTGCGGCTGTTCGACGACACCTTCACCCTGGACGACGCACGAGGCACCGAGGTCGCGCTGGACATCACCGGTCCGGACGGGTTCACGCTGCACGGTGTGAACCCGGTGAGCGAGATCAGCCGCGATCTGGTGGACCTGGTCCGGCACGCGCACGGCACCCACCACAGCTACCCGGACGGGTTCGTCCTGTTCACCGGCACGATGTTCGCCCCGACCGAGGATCGCGGAGAAGCGGGGCAGGGCTTCACCCACCGGCAGGGCGACGTCGTCGCGATCAGCTCGCCCGCCCTGGGAACCCTGGTCAACGTCGTCACCACCGCGGAGGCGGCCGAGGACTGGACGTTCGGCATCCGGGCGCTGATGGCCAACCTCGCCGCGCGGGGCCTGTTGGGCGCGACGGTGGAGGTGGCCTCGTGA
- a CDS encoding C-terminal binding protein — protein MTRVVVTDHAFGGVADEAAVAARFDAEFSVHACRTEDETIQAVAGADVAFVNFAPVTDAVLAALAPGATVIRYGIGYDNVDVAAAQARGIAVANVPDYGSDTVADHTVALLLTLLRKIPAYDRRVRATGWCVPRDLGSLPGFADTTVGLVGLGRIGLAVHRRLAPFGFRVVAHDPYAEPSDGLTLTDLETLLRESHAVSLHAPLTEETRHLLGTAAFDRMREGAVVVNTSRGGLIDHDALAGAVRSGRVAAAALDVFDTEPLATDSPLRDLPEVLLTPHTAFYSDSSLAALQRLAAEEAERALAGKPLRCPVTGGGAR, from the coding sequence GTGACCAGGGTGGTCGTCACCGATCACGCCTTCGGCGGCGTGGCGGACGAAGCCGCCGTCGCCGCACGGTTCGACGCGGAATTCTCGGTGCACGCCTGCCGCACCGAGGACGAGACGATCCAGGCCGTGGCCGGTGCCGACGTGGCGTTCGTGAACTTCGCCCCGGTGACCGATGCGGTGCTCGCCGCGCTGGCGCCCGGCGCGACGGTGATCCGCTACGGCATCGGTTACGACAACGTCGACGTCGCCGCCGCGCAGGCGCGGGGAATCGCGGTCGCCAACGTGCCGGACTACGGCAGCGACACGGTCGCCGATCACACCGTCGCGCTGCTGTTGACGCTGCTGCGCAAGATCCCGGCCTACGACCGCCGCGTCCGCGCGACGGGCTGGTGCGTCCCGCGTGATCTCGGGTCGCTTCCCGGGTTCGCCGACACCACGGTCGGACTGGTCGGGCTCGGCCGGATCGGGCTCGCCGTGCACCGCAGGCTCGCCCCGTTCGGTTTCCGGGTGGTGGCCCACGACCCGTACGCCGAGCCGTCGGACGGTCTCACGCTCACCGACCTGGAGACGCTGCTGCGCGAGTCGCACGCGGTGTCACTGCACGCTCCACTGACGGAGGAGACGCGGCACCTGCTCGGCACCGCGGCGTTCGACCGGATGCGCGAGGGGGCGGTTGTGGTCAACACCTCGCGCGGCGGGCTGATCGACCACGACGCACTCGCCGGTGCGGTCCGGTCGGGCCGGGTGGCCGCGGCGGCGCTCGACGTGTTCGACACCGAGCCGCTCGCCACGGATTCACCCCTGCGCGATCTACCGGAAGTCCTGTTGACCCCGCACACGGCCTTCTACTCCGACAGTTCACTCGCCGCGCTGCAACGGCTGGCCGCCGAGGAGGCCGAGCGGGCGCTCGCGGGGAAACCGCTGCGCTGTCCCGTCACCGGAGGAGGTGCCCGATGA
- a CDS encoding aldehyde dehydrogenase (NADP(+)) → MTRGIDPRTGATVGPEIPDTTPAQVRAACSRAAQAAPWLAGLPFAERAELLAALGRALREHQDELCALADAETALGSPRLTGELARTAAQLDLFAEVLRDGAFCEATLDSPDPDAVPPHTDLRRMLVPLGPVAVFAASNFPFAFSVAGGDTASALAAGCPVVVKAHPGHPGLSVRTAEILTEALAAAGAPDGVLTLVHGEQAGRALVADPAVTAVGFTGSPGGGRALFDVAMSRPDPIPFYGELGSINPVVVTAAAAAARSGEIAEGLAGSAMLGSGQFCTKPGLVFVPSAAGLPQRVADKVAEATVTPLLTARIATGYREGLDRMLEVPGVRALLDGQASAADGHQVAAQVVTVDAQAFMANAAVLTEECFGPVTVVVSYSAPDELAAALALVPGALTGTLHAEPEDPDAAPAATALAARVGRLIHNGWPTGVAVTWSQHHGGPSPATTAVLHTSVGATAIRRFLRPLTYQDVPGHLLPAALRDGNPLGIPRRVDGKLTLGGVAGRGGTP, encoded by the coding sequence ATGACCCGCGGGATCGATCCCCGCACCGGGGCCACGGTGGGCCCGGAAATCCCCGACACCACACCGGCGCAGGTGCGCGCGGCCTGCTCGCGGGCGGCGCAAGCCGCCCCGTGGCTGGCCGGGCTGCCCTTCGCCGAGCGCGCCGAACTGCTTGCCGCGCTCGGCCGGGCGCTGCGTGAACACCAGGATGAACTCTGCGCGCTCGCCGATGCCGAAACCGCGCTCGGGTCGCCACGTCTCACCGGCGAACTCGCCCGCACCGCCGCACAACTCGACCTGTTCGCGGAAGTGCTCCGTGACGGTGCGTTCTGCGAGGCGACACTGGACAGTCCCGACCCGGATGCCGTACCGCCGCACACCGACCTGCGTCGCATGCTCGTCCCGCTCGGGCCGGTCGCGGTCTTCGCGGCGTCCAACTTCCCGTTCGCCTTCTCGGTGGCTGGCGGCGACACCGCGAGCGCTCTCGCCGCCGGATGCCCGGTCGTGGTCAAGGCCCACCCCGGGCACCCGGGCCTGTCCGTGCGCACCGCCGAGATCCTGACCGAAGCCCTTGCCGCCGCCGGTGCTCCCGACGGTGTCCTGACCCTGGTGCACGGGGAGCAGGCGGGGCGGGCGCTGGTGGCGGACCCGGCGGTGACCGCGGTCGGATTCACCGGCTCGCCCGGCGGCGGCCGCGCTCTGTTCGACGTCGCGATGTCCCGGCCCGATCCGATTCCCTTCTACGGTGAGCTGGGCAGCATCAACCCGGTCGTCGTCACCGCCGCCGCGGCCGCCGCCCGATCCGGGGAGATCGCGGAGGGCCTGGCGGGCAGCGCGATGCTCGGCAGCGGCCAGTTCTGCACCAAACCGGGTCTGGTGTTCGTGCCCTCGGCGGCCGGCCTGCCGCAGCGTGTCGCGGACAAGGTGGCCGAGGCGACGGTGACGCCGCTGCTCACCGCCCGGATCGCCACCGGTTACCGGGAGGGGCTGGACCGAATGCTGGAGGTGCCCGGAGTTCGCGCACTGCTCGACGGCCAGGCGTCCGCGGCCGACGGTCACCAGGTGGCCGCGCAGGTGGTGACCGTCGACGCCCAGGCGTTCATGGCGAACGCCGCGGTCCTGACCGAGGAGTGCTTCGGCCCGGTGACCGTCGTGGTGAGCTACTCGGCCCCGGACGAGCTCGCGGCCGCACTGGCCCTCGTCCCCGGGGCGCTGACCGGCACCCTGCACGCCGAGCCGGAGGACCCCGATGCCGCGCCCGCCGCGACGGCGCTGGCCGCCAGGGTCGGCCGTCTGATCCACAATGGATGGCCCACCGGTGTGGCGGTGACCTGGTCACAGCACCACGGCGGCCCGTCGCCCGCGACCACGGCGGTCCTGCACACGTCGGTGGGCGCCACGGCGATCCGGCGGTTCCTGCGTCCCCTCACCTACCAGGACGTGCCGGGGCACCTGCTGCCCGCCGCGCTGCGCGACGGCAATCCACTGGGCATTCCGCGCCGCGTCGACGGGAAGCTCACGCTGGGCGGCGTCGCGGGTCGCGGAGGAACTCCTTGA
- a CDS encoding alpha/beta fold hydrolase has translation MIPEQETFDGTWPYPARYTEAAGFRQHYVDEGPRTGPVIVLLHGEPTWGYLWRHLIGPLSRAQRVVVPDHMGFGKSATPADRTYLAGEHIANLEALLVGELDLDRITLVLHDWGGPIGTGFALRHPGRIERIVATNTVLPLGLPGYDDLMAGNLADSSWFRWARAAHAEGTLEEVLGNAGNTVTHLMLALQTITRPEVVTPAWIRAYSAHFTSRAECRGVIRFPQQLVAPAPDDPDPAPEPDAVAALRAKPAILVEGMRDTALLPRYVIPAFRAAFPQAPVVELPGVGHFPQEDAPETLLALIELFLATT, from the coding sequence ATGATTCCTGAGCAGGAGACTTTCGACGGCACCTGGCCCTACCCGGCCCGCTACACCGAGGCCGCCGGGTTCCGCCAGCACTACGTCGACGAGGGGCCCCGGACGGGACCGGTCATCGTGCTGCTGCACGGCGAACCGACCTGGGGCTACCTGTGGCGGCACCTGATCGGCCCGCTGTCCCGGGCACAGCGCGTCGTGGTGCCCGATCACATGGGTTTCGGCAAGAGCGCCACCCCCGCCGACCGCACCTACCTCGCGGGCGAGCACATCGCCAACCTGGAGGCGCTGCTGGTGGGTGAACTGGACCTCGACCGGATCACGCTGGTGCTGCACGACTGGGGCGGCCCCATCGGCACCGGGTTCGCGCTGCGGCACCCCGGGCGGATCGAGCGGATCGTCGCCACCAACACGGTCCTGCCGCTCGGGCTGCCCGGTTACGACGATTTGATGGCGGGCAATCTCGCCGACAGCTCGTGGTTCCGGTGGGCCCGCGCGGCACACGCCGAGGGCACGCTGGAGGAGGTGCTCGGCAACGCCGGGAACACCGTGACCCACCTGATGCTCGCGCTGCAGACCATCACCCGCCCGGAGGTCGTCACCCCGGCGTGGATCCGCGCCTATTCCGCGCATTTCACCAGCCGCGCCGAATGCCGCGGCGTGATCCGGTTCCCGCAGCAACTCGTCGCGCCCGCCCCGGACGATCCGGACCCCGCCCCGGAGCCGGACGCGGTCGCCGCCCTGCGGGCCAAACCCGCGATACTGGTCGAAGGAATGCGTGACACGGCGTTGCTGCCCCGGTACGTCATCCCGGCGTTCCGGGCCGCGTTCCCGCAGGCCCCGGTCGTCGAACTGCCCGGCGTGGGCCATTTCCCGCAGGAAGACGCGCCGGAAACGCTGCTCGCCCTGATCGAGCTGTTCCTCGCCACCACCTGA
- a CDS encoding helix-turn-helix transcriptional regulator produces the protein MRASRLVSTLLLLQNRGRMTARELADELEVSVRTVYRDMESLSAAGIPVYAEPGHDGGYELLDGYRTRLTGLTVGEAESLFLTGLPGAAADLGLGAVVTAAQLKLTAALPVELRDRAGRISQRFHLDAVSWYQDGDHTPHLTLVADAVWNQREVRLRYERWAAPQEVTRTVQPYGLVLKAGHWYLVARSAGGLRTYRVSRILDAETRSGTFDREPGFDLAGYWQDYLRNFDARRHQHTATVRLSRDALTRLPDLLEPALVEAARRTATEPGPDGWIEVTLPVESAEHTLPELLKLGADAEIVAPEGFRDRIAEIARAMARLYPS, from the coding sequence ATGCGGGCGAGCCGACTGGTCTCCACCCTCCTGTTGCTGCAGAACCGGGGACGGATGACCGCGCGGGAGCTGGCCGACGAGCTCGAAGTGTCGGTGCGCACGGTGTACCGCGACATGGAATCGCTCAGCGCCGCCGGTATCCCCGTCTACGCCGAACCCGGTCACGACGGTGGGTACGAACTGCTCGACGGCTACCGCACCCGGCTGACCGGGCTCACCGTGGGAGAAGCGGAGTCACTGTTCCTGACCGGGTTGCCCGGCGCCGCCGCCGATCTCGGGCTCGGCGCCGTGGTGACCGCCGCCCAGCTCAAACTCACGGCCGCGCTCCCGGTCGAGCTGCGCGACCGGGCCGGACGGATCTCGCAGCGGTTCCACCTCGACGCGGTGTCCTGGTACCAGGACGGTGACCACACGCCGCACCTGACGCTCGTCGCGGACGCGGTGTGGAACCAGCGCGAGGTGCGCCTGCGCTACGAGCGCTGGGCCGCGCCGCAGGAGGTGACCAGAACCGTGCAGCCCTACGGCCTGGTGCTCAAGGCGGGCCACTGGTACCTCGTGGCCCGCAGCGCGGGCGGGCTACGCACGTACCGGGTTTCCCGCATCCTCGACGCCGAGACACGGTCCGGGACCTTCGACCGGGAACCGGGATTCGACCTCGCCGGTTACTGGCAGGACTACCTGAGGAACTTCGACGCCCGACGGCACCAGCACACCGCGACCGTCCGGCTCTCCCGCGACGCCCTCACCCGCCTGCCGGACCTTCTGGAACCGGCCCTCGTCGAGGCCGCCCGCCGGACCGCGACCGAACCCGGCCCGGACGGCTGGATCGAGGTCACGCTTCCCGTCGAATCCGCCGAGCACACCCTGCCGGAACTCCTCAAACTCGGGGCGGACGCCGAAATCGTGGCACCAGAAGGATTCCGCGACCGCATCGCCGAAATCGCCCGCGCCATGGCCCGGCTCTACCCGAGCTAG
- a CDS encoding YrhK family protein: protein MYTREFVREFPTVHLAIGVVGNIVFFVGSVLFVSPSLELLAIWLFIIGSFGMMLGAIGQAVYIHERHRLNGAPGRRPVR, encoded by the coding sequence ATGTACACGCGTGAATTCGTCCGCGAGTTTCCCACCGTCCACCTGGCCATCGGCGTGGTGGGGAACATCGTCTTCTTCGTCGGCAGTGTGCTGTTCGTCTCGCCTTCGCTGGAGCTGCTCGCGATCTGGCTGTTCATCATCGGATCGTTCGGGATGATGCTCGGGGCCATCGGCCAGGCCGTCTACATCCACGAACGGCACCGGCTCAACGGCGCTCCAGGCCGGCGACCGGTGCGGTGA
- a CDS encoding fasciclin domain-containing protein, producing MFSLAACGSSGEDSASDTASSSMAPSSSMSAPMSSSMGTGVTTNADVFGPACGQLPQGNEPGSLDSMGPQPVASAASTNPLLTKLVAAVQATNLVDTLNSQEAITVFAPADAAFDKLGEAKFTELAQNPSQLAPILQYHVVPQRYDAQGLQGAGSVETLNTDGGPVKIEGSGENMTVNGAKVLCGNIPTKNATVFVIDNVLTPGTNK from the coding sequence ATGTTCTCCCTCGCCGCCTGCGGCAGCAGCGGTGAGGACTCCGCCTCCGACACGGCCAGCAGCTCGATGGCGCCCTCCAGCTCGATGTCCGCACCCATGTCCAGCAGCATGGGCACCGGTGTCACCACCAACGCCGACGTCTTCGGCCCCGCCTGCGGCCAGCTGCCGCAGGGCAACGAGCCCGGCTCGCTGGACTCGATGGGCCCGCAGCCGGTGGCCAGCGCCGCCTCCACCAACCCGCTGCTGACCAAGCTGGTCGCCGCGGTGCAGGCCACCAACCTGGTGGACACGCTCAACAGCCAGGAAGCCATCACCGTCTTCGCCCCGGCCGACGCGGCCTTCGACAAGCTGGGCGAGGCCAAGTTCACCGAGCTGGCCCAGAACCCGTCGCAGCTCGCGCCGATCCTGCAGTACCACGTCGTGCCGCAGCGCTACGACGCCCAGGGCCTGCAGGGCGCCGGCAGCGTCGAGACGCTGAACACCGACGGCGGCCCGGTCAAGATCGAAGGCAGCGGCGAGAACATGACCGTCAACGGCGCGAAGGTGCTGTGCGGCAACATCCCCACCAAGAACGCCACCGTCTTCGTCATCGACAACGTCCTCACCCCCGGCACCAACAAGTAA
- a CDS encoding molybdopterin-dependent oxidoreductase, with the protein MADTGTPHETRSAPPGRVRAWKAALCGVLALFAALAAGHLVAGLIAVNASPYLAVGNGAIDLTPSPVKDFAVRTFGTHDKLVLLCGMAVVLVVVSALAGAASRRSVWPGAVVITLFGVVGVVAVAARPDLDTVALLAPVASLLAGVGVFVALHRAARPGMAAAATGTTRRTFLSTGAGVVVGSALAGVGGQLLAGSKDAASSRTAVGRLVPARTAPAIPAGADFAALGTPPFVTPNREFYRVDTALTVPQVRTEDWSLRLHGMVERERVYSYSDIRDRPLVERTITMTCVSNEVGGPYVSTANFVGVDLADLLDEAGVRPGAEQLFSTSVDGWTSGTPVAAALDRDRGAMLALGMNGEPLPLEHGFPARLVIPGLYGYVSATKWVTELEVTTWQARRAYWLQRGWGEQAPIKTQSRIDSPKGFATVGAGTVRVAGVAWAQHTGVAAVEVRVDNGPWQQATLSTEVNVDTWRMWHAELTVPPGSHQVSCRARDRSGYTQTQERAGTVPDGATGWHTISFTAK; encoded by the coding sequence ATGGCCGATACCGGAACGCCTCACGAGACACGGTCCGCGCCACCCGGGCGGGTGAGAGCGTGGAAGGCGGCGTTGTGCGGGGTGCTGGCGTTGTTCGCGGCGCTGGCGGCCGGCCACCTGGTGGCGGGACTGATCGCGGTGAACGCCTCGCCCTATCTGGCGGTGGGCAACGGGGCGATCGATCTGACGCCGAGCCCGGTGAAGGATTTCGCGGTGCGCACGTTCGGCACCCACGACAAACTCGTGCTGCTGTGCGGGATGGCGGTGGTGCTGGTCGTGGTCTCCGCGCTGGCGGGGGCGGCTTCGCGCCGGTCGGTGTGGCCGGGCGCGGTGGTGATCACCCTGTTCGGCGTGGTGGGGGTGGTCGCGGTCGCCGCCCGGCCCGATCTGGACACCGTGGCCTTGCTGGCGCCGGTGGCGAGCCTGCTCGCCGGTGTGGGTGTGTTCGTGGCGCTGCACCGCGCCGCCCGCCCCGGGATGGCTGCCGCCGCGACGGGCACGACGCGGCGGACGTTCCTGAGCACCGGGGCCGGTGTGGTGGTGGGGTCCGCGCTGGCGGGAGTCGGTGGTCAGCTGCTGGCCGGATCGAAGGACGCGGCCTCGTCGCGGACGGCGGTGGGCAGGCTGGTGCCGGCGCGGACGGCCCCGGCGATCCCGGCCGGTGCGGACTTCGCCGCTCTGGGGACCCCGCCGTTCGTGACGCCGAACCGGGAGTTCTACCGGGTGGACACCGCGTTGACGGTGCCGCAGGTGCGCACCGAGGACTGGTCGTTGCGCCTGCACGGCATGGTGGAGCGGGAACGCGTCTACAGCTACTCCGACATCCGGGACCGGCCGCTGGTGGAGCGCACCATCACGATGACGTGCGTGTCCAACGAGGTCGGCGGGCCGTACGTGTCGACCGCGAACTTCGTCGGTGTCGATCTGGCCGACCTGCTCGACGAGGCCGGTGTGCGGCCAGGGGCCGAACAGCTGTTCTCGACCAGCGTGGACGGGTGGACCTCGGGTACCCCGGTGGCGGCGGCACTGGACCGCGACCGCGGCGCCATGCTGGCGCTGGGCATGAACGGGGAACCGCTGCCGCTGGAACACGGGTTTCCCGCGCGCCTGGTCATCCCCGGGCTCTACGGCTATGTCTCGGCGACCAAATGGGTCACCGAGCTGGAGGTCACCACCTGGCAGGCGCGGCGGGCGTACTGGCTGCAACGCGGCTGGGGTGAGCAGGCGCCGATCAAAACGCAGTCCCGCATCGACTCCCCGAAGGGCTTCGCCACCGTCGGCGCCGGGACGGTGCGCGTGGCCGGGGTGGCGTGGGCGCAGCACACCGGCGTCGCGGCCGTCGAGGTGCGGGTGGACAACGGCCCCTGGCAGCAGGCGACACTGTCCACCGAGGTCAATGTGGACACCTGGCGGATGTGGCACGCCGAGCTCACCGTGCCCCCCGGCTCGCACCAGGTGTCCTGCCGCGCGCGCGACCGGTCCGGCTACACCCAGACCCAGGAGCGTGCCGGGACCGTCCCCGACGGCGCGACCGGCTGGCACACCATCTCCTTCACCGCCAAATAA